The genomic stretch TCCAGGTTGTGCAACAAGTCCTGGAGTTTTTCGATATAACTGATGGCGCTGCGTAAAATCTCCACTTTGGGAAGCCTCTGGTTGGGATTGGGGACGGTTTTCCTCTTCAGTGCATCGAACGCTTCGTTTATCTTCTTCAGCCTCCGTCTTTCACGCAGAGTGGCCGCTTTCCTCCTGTCTGTGGGGCCGGACTTCCTCTTGCAGATTTTACAGGCCCAGATTAAACACTGACCGTCGCAGTGTGGCTTTAATGCCTTGGGGACGAAAACATGTTCCTCTCCGCCGTCCCGGCGCGGAGACTCGGGACTCTCGTCCTCCTGATACAGCGGAGAAACTTCCGGCATGTCCAGGTGCTGCAGGGTCCCATGGTCCGCTTCCAGGTAGCGCAGATCGTTAAAAAGATACGTGTTGGTCTCGAAAAGGTCCATCATGGTGCGATCAGCCTGGACGTCCTTAACTTATTGACTGTAAGAGTGTGTGCTGACATTTAAATAGCTCAGTGACACAAGGCGACTTAAATATAGCACGTGAAACTCTATCCGCACGCTAGCTGTCGCAGGACATCACAGAGGTGTTTCACTGCTCCTTTAAAAATATGTCATAAAAGCCAGAACATGGAGTCAAGCACAGAGCAGGTGATTTAAATACTCACAAGGATGTTTACCGTATTAACTCGAAATTAGCGCTTCTACGGAGTCTGTTAGTATAACTCATTCACAACACTTCACCATGGCAACGATGACATGATTGGACAACACAGCGTCAGTGGAAATATGACAGAAACATCCGgaacattaacatttacatcagaAATCTTGCTAGATTATTGAGAAAAGACACCGTAGAGCTAAAATTCTGATTTATCTAGCTAGCATGGACCTGCTTAGCTTTTTTTATGCGGACCACGTGAAGTTACGGTGACAGAGGAAACAGACAGATACGACAAGAATCTCAACGTTTACCTCATAAGTCTAGTACATTAGCATGAAACGGCGCTGTGTGGATATGAAATAAACTGTAATTAGCCTTAGCATCAACCGCTAACCCTGATGTCACGAGCTCTGTAATAGTGAGAAACTTCTACAGAAATCTTCTAGAGCTGTGAAATTTTATTATAAGCTAATGAACTCTGAGAGGCTCGCTTATAGAGAAAAATCTGACTAAATGAAGCAAATAAAGtaatagtagtgtgtgtgtgtgtgtgtgtgtgtgtgtgaaacttttaaaatacatacacacttcTCAGAGTCTAAGATGAACGGCAAGatacagggagggagagagagagaaagagagagagagaaacagagagagtgtgtgtgtgtgtgtgtgtgaatagcaTGTTTACACCTTCAGACAACATGCTGAATCGTTTTTCAATTCTTGGCAAGGACATGGTAGCCTCATTGGATCTCACAAAcatgagatcacacacacacacacacacttgattacagtgagtgtgtgttagtgtgtgattatagtgagtgtgtgttagtgtgtgattatagtgagtgtgtgttagtgtgtgattatagtgagagtgttaatgtgattatactgagtgtgtaagtgtgtgattatagtgagtgtgtgttagtgtgtgattatagtgattgtgtgttagtgtatgattatagtgagagtgttaatgtgattatagtgagggtgtgtttgtgtgtgattatagtgagtgtgtgttagtgtgtgattatagtgaatgtgttagtgtatgattatagtgagtgtgttagtgtgtgattatagtgagtgtgtcagtgtatgattatagtgagtgtgtgttagtgtgtgattatagtgagattgttcgtgtatgattatagtgagtgttagtgtatgattatagtgagtgtgtgttagtgtgtgattatagtgagtgtgtgttagtgtgtgattatagtgagtgtgttagtgtgtgattatagtgagagtgttagtgtgtgattatagtgagtgtgtgatagtgtgtgattatagtgagtgtgttagtgtgtgattatagtgagagtgttagtgtgtgattatagtgagtgtgttagtgtgtgattatagtgagtgtgtgttagtgtgtgattatagtgagtgtgtgttagtgtgtgattatagtgagtgagttagtgtgtgattatagtgagtgtgtgttagtgtgtgattatagtgagtgtgtgttagtgtgtgattatagtgagagtgttaatgtgtgattatagtgagtgtgtgttagtgtgtgattatagtgagtgtgttagtgtgtgattatagtgagtgtgtgttagtgtgtgattacagtgagtgtgtgttagtgtatgattatagtgagtgagttagtgtgtgattatagtgagtgtgtgttagtgtgtgattatagtgagtgtgtgttagtgtgtgattatagtgagtgtgttagtgtgtgattatagtgagtgtgtgttagtgtgtgattatagtgagagtgttaatgtgtgattatagtgagtgtgtgttagtgtgtgattatagtgagtgtgttagtgtgtgattatagtgagtgtatgttagtgtgtgattacagtgagtgtgtgttagtgtatgattatagtgagtgtgtgttagtgtgtgattacagtgagtgtgtgttagtgtgtgattatagtgagagtgttagtgtgtgattatagtgtgtgttagtgtgtgattatagtgagtgttagtgtatgattatagagagtgtgtgttagtgtgtgattatagtgagtgtgttagtgtgtgattatagtgagagtgttaatgtgtgattatagtgagtgtgtgttagtgtgtgattatagtgagtgtgtgttagtgtatgattatattgagtgtgtgttagtgtgtgattatagtgagtgtatgttagtgtgtgattacagtgagtgtgtgttagtgtatgattatagtgagtgtgtgttagtgtgtgattacagtgagtgtgtgttagtgtgtgattatagtgagagtgttagtgtgtgattatagtgagtgtgtgttagtgtgtgattatagtgagtgttagtgtatgattatagagagtgtgtgttagtgtgtgattatagtgagtgtgttagtgtgtgattatagtgagagtgttaatgtgtgattatagtgagtgtgtgttagtgtgtgattatagtgagtgtgtgttagtgtgtgattacagtgagtgtgtgttagtgtatgattatagtgagtgagttagtgtgtgattatagtgagtgtgtgttagtgtgtgattatagtgagtgtgttagtgtgtgattatagtgagtgagttagtgtgtgattatagtgagtgtgtgttagtgtgtgattatagtgagagtgttaatgtgtgattatagtgagtgtgtgttagtgtgtgattatagtgagtgtgttagtgtgtgattatagtgagtgtatgttagtgtgtgattacagtgagtgtgtgttagtgtatgattatagtgagtgtgtgttagtgtgtgattacagtgagtgtgtgttagtgtgtgattatagtgagagtgttagtgtgtgattatagtgagtgtgtgttagtgtgtgattatagtgagtgttagtgtatgattatagagagtgtgtgttagtgtgtgattatagtgagtgtgttagtgtgtgattatagtgagtgtgtaagtgtgattatagtgagtgtgtgttagtgtgtgattacagtgagtgtgtgttagtgtgtgattatagtgagagtgttaatgtgtgattatagtgagtgtgtgttagtgtgtgattatagtgagtgtgttagtgtgtgattatagtgagtgaatgttagtgtgtgattacagtgagtgtgtgttagtgtatgattatagtgagtgagttagtgtttgattatagtgagtgtgtgttagtgtgtgattacagtgagtgtgtgttagtgtgtgattatagtgagtgagttagtgtgtgattatagtgagagtgttagtgtgtgattatagtgagtgtgggttagtgtgtgattatagtgagtgttagtgtatgattatagtgagtgtgtgttagtgtgtgattatagtgagtgtgtgttagtgtgtgattatagtgagtgagttagtgtgtgattatagtgagagtgttagtgtgtgattatagtgagtgtgtgttagtgtgtgattatagtgagtgttagtgtatgattatagagagtgtgtgttagtgtgtgattatagtgagtgtgttagtgtgtgattatagtgagtgtgtaagtgtgattatagtgagtgtgtgttagtgtgtgattacagtgagtgtgtgttagtgtatgattatagtgagtgagttagtgtgtgattatagtgagtgtgtgttagtgtgtgattatagtgagtgtgatagtgtgtgattatagtgagtgagttagtgtgtgattatagtgagtgtgtgttagtgtgtgattacagtgagtgtgttagtgtgtgattatagtgagtgtgtgttagtgtgtgattatagtgagtgtgtgttagtgtgtgattatagtgagtgtgttagtgtgtgattatagtgagtgtgtgttagtgtgtgattacagtgagtgtgtgttagtgtatgattatagtgagtgagttagtgtttgattatagtgagtgtgtgttactgtgtgattacagtgagtgtgtgttagtgtgtgattatagtgagtgtgttagtgtgtgattatagtgagagtgtgttagtgtgtgattatagtgagtgtgtgttagtgtgtgattatagtgagtgtgtgttagtgtgtgattatagtgagtgtgtgttagtgtgtgattatagtgagtgtgttagtgtgtgattatagtgagtgtgtgttagtgtgtgattatagtgagtgtgtgttagtgcgtgattatagtgagtgtgtgttagtgtgtgattatagtgagtgtgtgttagtgtgtgattatagtgagtgtgtgttagtgtgtgattatagtgagtgaggtagtgtgtgattatagtgagagtgttagtgtgtgattatagtgagtgtgtgttagtgtgtgattatagtgagtgttagtgtatgattatagtgagtgtgttagtgtatgattatagtgagtgttagtgtatgattatagtgagtgtgtgttagtgtgtgattatagtgagtgttagtgtatgattatagagagtgtgtgttagtgtgtgattatagtgagtgttcgtgtatgattatagtgagtgtgttagtgtatgattatagtgagtgttagtgtatgattatagtgagtgtgtgttagtgtgtgattatagtgattgtgtgttagtgtatgattatagtgagagtgttaatgtgattatagtgagtgtgttagtgtgtgattatagtgagtgtgttagtgtatgattatagtgagtgtgttagtgtgtgattacagtgagcgtgtgttagtgtgtgattattgtgagtgtgtgttagtgtgtgattattgtgagtgtgtgttagtgtgtgattatagtgagtgtgttagtgtgtgattatagtgagtgtgtgttagtgtgtgattatagtgagtgttagtgtatgattatagtgagtgttagtgtatgattatagtgagtgtgtgttagtgtgtgattatagtgagtgtgtgttagtgtgtgattatagtgagtgtgtgttagtgtgtgattatagtgagtgtgttagtgtatgattatagtgagtgttagtgtatgattatagtgagtgtgtgttagtgtgtgattatagtgagtgtgtgttagtgtgtgattatagtgagtgtgtgttagtgtatgattatagtgagtgagttagtgtgtgattatagtgagtgtgtgttagtgtgtgattatagtgagtgtgtgttagtgtatgattatagtgagtgagttagtgtgtgattatagtgagtgtgtgttagtgtgtgattatagtgagtgtgtgttagtgtatgattatagtgagtgagttagtgtgtgattatagtgagtgtgtgttagtgtatgattatagtgaatgtgttagtgtatgattatagtgagtgtgttagtgtgtgattatagtgagtgtgtcagtgtatgattatagtgagtgtgtgttagtgtgtgattatagtgagattgttcgtgtatgattatagtgagtgttagtgtatgattatagtgagtgtgtgttagtgtgtgattatagtgagtgtgtgttagtgtgtgattatagtgagtgtgttagtgtgtgattatagtgagagtgttagtgtgtgattatagtgagtgtgtgatagtgtgtgattatagtgagtgtgttagtgtgtgattatagtgagagtgttagtgtgtgattatagtgagtgtgttagtgtgtgattatagtgagtgtgtgttagtgtgtgattatagtgagtgtgtgttagtgtgtgattatagtgagtgagttagtgtgtgattatagtgagtgtgtgttagtgtgtgattatagtgagtgtgtgttagtgtgtgattatagtgagagtgttaatgtgtgattatagtgagtgtgtgttagtgtgtgattatagtgagtgtgttagtgtgtgattatagtgagtgtgtgttagtgtgtgattacagtgagtgtgtgttagtgtatgattatagtgagtgagttagtgtgtgattatagtgagtgtgtgttagtgtgtgattatagtgagtgtgttagtgtgtgattatagtgagtgagttagtgtgtgattatagtgagtgtgtgttagtgtgtgattatagtgagagtgttaatgtgtgattatagtgagtgtgtgttagtgtgtgattatagtgagtgtgttagtgtgtgattatagtgagtgtatgttagtgtgtgattacagtgagtgtgtgttagtgtatgattatagtgagtgtgtgttagtgtgtgattacagtgagtgtgtgttagtgtatgattatagtgagtgtgtgttagtgtgtgattacagtgagtgtgtgttagtgtgtgattatagtgagagtgttagtgtgtgattatagtgagtgtgtgttagtgtgtgattatagtgagtgttagtgtatgattatagagagtgtgtgttagtgtgtgattatagtgagtgtgttaatgtgtgattatagtgagtgtgtgttagtgtgtgattatagtgagtgtatgttagtgtgtgattacagtgagtgtgtgttagtgtatgattatagtgagtgtgtgttagtgtgtgattacagtgagtgtgtgttagtgtgtgattatagtgagagtgttagtgtgtgattatagtgagtgtgtgttagtgtgtgattatagtgagtgttagtgtatgattatagagagtgtgtgttagtgtgtgattatagtgagtgtgttagtgtgtgattatagtgagagtgttaatgtgtgattatagtgagtgtgtgttagtgtgtgattatagtgagtgtgttagtgtgtgattatagtgagtgtgtgttagtgtgtgattacagtgagtgtgtgttagtgtatgattatagtgagtgagttagtgtgtgattatagtgagtgtgtgttagtgtgtgattatagtgagtgtgttagtgtgtgattatagtgagtgagttagtgtgtgattatagtgagtgtgtgttagtgtgtgattatagtgagagtgttaatgtgtgattatagtgagtgtgtgttagtgtgtgattatagtgagtgtgtgttagtgtatgattatagtgagtgtgtgttagtgtgtgattatagtgagtgtatgttagtgtgtgattacagtgagtgtgtgttagtgtatgattatagtgagtgtgtgttagtgtgtgattacagtgagtgtgtgttagtgtgtgattatagtgagagtgttagtgtgtgattatagtgagtgtgtgttagtgtgtgattatagtgagtgttagtgtatgattatagagagtgtgtgttagtgtgtgattatagtgagtgtgttagtgtgtgattatagtgagagtgttaatgtgtgattatagtgagtgtgtgttagtgtgtgattatagtgagtgtgttagtgtgtgattatagtgagtgtgtgttagtgtgtgattacagtgagtgtgtgttagtgtatgattatagtgagtgagttagtgtgtgattatagtgagtgtgtgttagtgtgtgattatagtgagtgtgttagtgtgtgattatagtgagtgagttagtgtgtgattatagtgagtgtgtgttagtgtgtgattatagtgagagtgttaatgtgtgattatagtgagtgtgtgttagtgtgtgattatagtgagtgtgttagtgtgtgattatagtgagtgtatgttagtgtgtgattacagtgagtgtgtgttagtgtatgattatagtgagtgtgtgttagtgtgtgattacagtgagtgtgtgttagtgtgtgattatagtgagagtgttagtgtgtgattatagtgagtgtgtgttagtgtgtgattatagtgagtgttagtgtatgattatagagagtgtgtgttagtgtgtgattatagtgagtgtgttagtgtgtgattatagtgagtgtgtaagtgtgattatagtgagtgtgtgttagtgtgtgattacagtgagtgtgtgttagtgtgtgattatagtgagagtgttaatgtgtgattatagtgagtgtgtgttagtgtgtgattatagtgagtgtgttagtgtgtgattatagtgagtgaatgttagtgtgtgattacagtgagtgtgtgttagtgtatgattatagtgagtgagttagtgtttgattatagtgagtgtgtgttagtgtgtgattacagtgagtgtgtgttagtgtgtgattatagtgagtgagttagtgtgtgattatagtgagagtgttagtgtgtgattatagtgagtgtgggttagtgtgtgattatagtgagtgttagtgtatgattatagtgagtgtgtgttagtgtgtgattatagtgagtgtgtgttagtgtgtgattatagtgagtgagttagtgtgtgattatagtgagagtgttagtgtgtgattatagtgagtgtgtgttagtgtgtgattatagtgagtgttagtgtatgattatagagagtgtgtgttagtgtgtgattatagtgagtgtgttagtgtgtgattatagtgagtgtgtaagtgtgattatagtgagtgtgtgttagtgtgtgattacagtgagtgtgttagtgtgtgattatagtgagtgtgtgttagtgtgtgattatagtgagtgtgtgttagtgtgtgattatagtgagtgtgatagtgtgtgattatagtgagtgagttagtgtgtgattatagtgagtgtgtgttagtgtgtgattacagtgagtgtgttagtgtgtgattatagtgagtgtgtgttagtgtgtgattatagtgagtgtgtgttagtgtgtgattatagtgagtgtgttagtgtgtgattatagtgagtgtgtgttagtgtgtgattacagtgagtgtgtgttagtgtatgattatagtgagtgagttagtgtttgattatagtgagtgtgtgttactgtgtgattacagtgagtgtgtgttagtgtgtgattatagtgagtgtgttagtgtgtgattatagtgagagtgtgttagtgtgtgattatagtgagtgtgtgttagtgtgtgattatagtgagtgtgtgttagtgtgtgattatagtgagtgtgtgttagtgtgtgattatagtgagtgtgttagtgtgtgattatagtgagtgtgtgttagtgtgtgattatagtgagtgtgtgttagtgcgtgattatagtgagtgtgtgttagtgtgtgattatagtgagtgtgtgttagtgtgtgattatagtgagtgtgtgttagtgtgtgattatagtgagtgaggtagtgtgtgattatagtgagagtgttagtgtgtgattatagtgagtgtgtgttagtgtgtgattatagtgagtgttagtgtatgattatagtgagtgtgttagtgtatgattatagtgagtgttagtgtatgattatagtgagtgtgtgttagtgtgtgattatagtgagtgttagtgtatgattatagagagtgtgtgttagtgtgtgattatagtgagtgttcgtgtatgattatagtgagtgtgttagtgtatgattatagtgagtgttagtgtatgattatagtgagtgtgtgttagtgtgtgattatagtgattgtgtgttagtgtatgattatagtgagagtgttaatgtgattatagtgagtgtgttagtgtgtgattatagtgagtgtgttagtgtatgattatagtgagtgtgttagtgtgtgattacagtgagcgtgtgttagtgtgtgattatagtgagtgtgtgttagtgtgtgattattgtgagtgtgtgttagtgtgtgattatagtgagtgtgttagtgtgtgattatagtgagtgtgtgttagtgtgtgattatagtgagtgtgttagtgtgtgattatagtgagtgttagtgtatgattatagtgagtgttagtgtatgattatactgagtgtgtgttagtgtgtgattatagtgagtgtgtgttagtgtgtgattatagtgagtgtgtgttagtgtgtgattatagtgagtgtgttagtgtatgattatagtgagtgttagtgtatgattatagtgagtgtgtgttagtgtgtgattatagtgagtgtgtgttagtgtgtgattatagtgagtgtgtgttagtgtatgattatagtgagtgagttagtgtgtgattatagtgagtgtgtgttagtgtgtgattatagtgagtgtgtgttagtgtgtgattatagtgagtgtgttagtgtgtgattatagtgagagtgttagtgtgtgattatagtgagtgtgttagtgtgtgattatagtgagtgtgtgatagtgtgtgattatagtgagtttgttagtgtgtgattatagtgagtgtgttagtgtgtgattatagtgagtgtgtgttagtgtgtgattatagtgagtgtgtgttagtgtgtgattatagtgagtgtgtgttagtgtgtgattatagtgagtgtgtgttagtgtgtgattacagtgagtgtgtgttagtgtatgattacagtgagtgtgttagtgtttgattatagtgagtgtgtgttagtatgtgattatagtgagtgtgttagtgtgtgattatagtgagagtgttagtgtgtgattatagtgagtgtgttagtgtgtgattatagtgagtgtgtgttagtgtgtgattatagtgagtgtgtgttagtgtgtgattatagtgagtgtgtgttagtgtgtgattatagtgagtgtgtgttagtgtgtgattacagtgagtgtgtgttagtgtatgattatagtgagtgagttagtgtttgattatagtgagtgtgtgttagtgtgtgattatagtgagtgtgttagtgtgtgattatagtgagagtgttagtgtgtgattatagtgagtgtgttagtgtgtgattatagtgagtgtgtgttagtgtgtgattatagtgagtgtgtgttagtgtgtgattatagtgagtgtgtgttagtgtgtgattatagtgagtgagttagtgtgtgattatagtgagagtgttagtgtgtgattatagtgagtgtgtgttagtgtgtgattatagtgagtgttagtgtatgattatagtgagtgtgttagtgtatgattatagtgagtgttagtgtatgattatagtgagtgtgtgttagtgtgtgattatagtgagtgttagtgtatgattatagagagtgtgtgttagtgtgtgattatagtgagtgttcgtgtatgattatagtgagtgtgttagtgaatgattatagtgagtgttagtgtatgattatagtgagtgtgtgttagtgtgtgattata from Hemibagrus wyckioides isolate EC202008001 linkage group LG19, SWU_Hwy_1.0, whole genome shotgun sequence encodes the following:
- the myf6 gene encoding myogenic factor 6 isoform X3, coding for MMDLFETNTYLFNDLRYLEADHGTLQHLDMPEVSPLYQEDESPESPRRDGGEEHVFVPKALKPHCDGQCLIWACKICKRKSGPTDRRKAATLRERRRLKKINEAFDALKRKTVPNPNQRLPKVEILRSAISYIEKLQDLLHNLDEQDRLSEDGAFNQNPRENNVVNGEYRWKNTWQGNSDHSSADSSHQREGCVAESLASSSLRRLSSIVDSISTEDTKTNEG
- the myf6 gene encoding myogenic factor 6 isoform X1 gives rise to the protein MMDLFETNTYLFNDLRYLEADHGTLQHLDMPEVSPLYQEDESPESPRRDGGEEHVFVPKALKPHCDGQCLIWACKICKRKSGPTDRRKAATLRERRRLKKINEAFDALKRKTVPNPNQRLPKVEILRSAISYIEKLQDLLHNLDEQDRLSEDGAFNQNPRENNAVWRSLWRPAVSGVSPPSWTAFPPRTQRRMKADGEMFGMRGEAGLTFPPSFSSLVHFALHFFLHEIVYCGILGMIPHDHAARDSSLSQRFLMIHHYCTGFRVYYCYYISFVFYE
- the myf6 gene encoding myogenic factor 6 isoform X2, which translates into the protein MMDLFETNTYLFNDLRYLEADHGTLQHLDMPEVSPLYQEDESPESPRRDGGEEHVFVPKALKPHCDGQCLIWACKICKRKSGPTDRRKAATLRERRRLKKINEAFDALKRKTVPNPNQRLPKVEILRSAISYIEKLQDLLHNLDEQDRLSEDGAFNQNPRENNVVNGEYRWKNTWQGNSDHSSADSSHQREGTLKTGSSTMSTSPPSPCTGVVSGVSGRSLCTSVPASASAGSSSTAPEPTELFSVEHGFSRSG